The following are encoded together in the Penicillium digitatum chromosome 3, complete sequence genome:
- a CDS encoding Polynucleotidyl transferase, ribonuclease H fold, protein MSVNGTEQPQPPTPSFASQPPGHCAVNEANEKRKVLQDCLTSMSACDQTVSAEHQCESHLQTQEEGGDENLSCVDQTPVSSPRGPLTRAKARTQPPQQHPDNLSSYKPRQRLNAKDTRKLRELKSQNLTLRQIGPHFAEIDMAFLRQAWVELKPSQGCTRSRANRNGN, encoded by the coding sequence ATGTCTGTCAATGGCACAGAACAGCCGCAACCTCCCACCCCAAGCTTTGCCAGTCAGCCTCCTGGACACTGTGCTGTCAATGAAGCGAACGAGAAGAGGAAAGTCTTGCAAGATTGTCTCACCTCTATGTCTGCCTGCGACCAAACTGTTAGCGCGGAACATCAGTGTGAGAGTCATTTACAAACACAGGAAGAAGGCGGCGATGAAAACCTATCTTGTGTTGATCAAACCCCTGTTAGCAGCCCTCGCGGACCCCTCACTAGAGCCAAGGCAAGAACCCAACCGCCTCAGCAGCATCCAGATAATTTGAGCAGTTACAAACCCCGCCAGAGGCTTAATGCAAAGGACACACGGAAGCTACGTGAGCTCAAGAGCCAGAATCTGACTCTAAGACAGATTGGGCCTCATTTCGCGGAGATAGATATGGCGTTCCTGCGACAGGCTTGGGTGGAATTGAAGCCTTCTCAGGGATGCACCAGATCACGGGCTAATCGGAATGGCAACTGA
- a CDS encoding uncharacterized protein (putative transposable element), protein MADTETDNEGDTNPHPLDASTNPLEPQIPSFTNPIQFTQDDSDSEDEDNTPPHQGHGLPAIAMTKIQKVRTLEHNDTDPSGWKQALAYQLIPYALEWLLDSNIPRPHKSHASFGRWKYWSRLVASWMYNQIDVTLQNKLRNLSKMPKYADQLYDELMSMTQGSDRMQTAFIEMRKFDKMKRSDYNSASEYIEEYQRQYHVLARFKAAPHPSHGLSQVLQNIELEVMKVQFIREEVASLEPKKLTLDKVEEYWRALQAAADMEGVANATYNNNAGRGRGNGRGGRGGNRGGRGGQNNNGHNDDNTQSNKDTNAVEDDTATAKKKKKKGLRKQPADGKDIHEYANEMRNGTQKDDNNMCSFCGFGPHTAKRCAYLSENPPVSWEPSGNLWAYSKAIQRAQRQDGQNNMVVAAANSVDRRNDWLLDTGSDKTLTHDIEDFHTYQLDHPDTAYAYKDYSGNRVVTLGHGQIIVRTALPGRNGKTHSFMTTGYYTQGGHGKLLGMQKLLEEQDISYDTRTKYLTNGEGDIVGYGDTSTGVPYLVSPKDDDDPNEVKSDIDSDSDDEEIGFVNKVTAYEIHRRLGHAGKARIASTLQHAEQLGDDEQYGTEHFDCDACFQGKSKLKISRQPQARVQDVAWKFHVDTQPMKPTGPNGENYWLPVVDDASRLIEGIMLKNKSDAYYKLTAFCEKIKLLTGRYPGIWRMDGGTEFKEFIKWGEKHGMTFEITPPYTAEPNGTVERFGGHINDIQRTMIIDAKMTEEMWPYATDTAIYIYNRLINPKTKISPLTHWRQELEIPNAEPSLKHLKPWGTTAYVHIPKPKRIQARKAAPRAWKGKLVGYEGDGGHVYKVWDPATRKLVVSRDVGFPQPGDDDNDDTGSMLVNGVPTDLKDLGEPKQYLNCALHRDYDNCTITMSQEAYIQKVLRTANAGSGWKDTPLPAAWRESPANASNVLDDDSFDQYQSVVGMLNWLAVKTRPDIRFAVTRLQHRLANPTFEDLHAMQHVVKYLRHMPDVGITLGRTPELRFYAHVDASHADWEDSKSTEGSIWYFAGSPVIWTTKKQTITANSTTVAEWCALDQPTRDAMWLGKIARSFMLPEQRPIEIHTDNINSQLLLTKKGGKSANRWLDLRWFFVKDAVAQGHVDIRRVDTKKNAADGFTKTLAKEQFETFVGLIGMI, encoded by the coding sequence atggccgacaccgagacggacaacgagggggacaccaaccctcacccgcttgatgcatcgaccaacccattggaaccccagatcccgtcctttaccaatccgatccaattcacacaggatgacagtgatagtgaggatgaggacaacacaccgccccatcagggacatggtcttccagcgattgcaatgaccaaaatccagaaagttcggacactggaacacaatgacactgatccaagtggttggaaacaggcactggcttaccagctgatcccatatgcattggaatggttgttagacagcaacattcccagacctcacaagtcgcatgcttcattcggaagatggaagtactggtctcgcttggttgctagctggatgtacaaccagatcgacgtcaccctacagaacaaactacgcaacctgtccaagatgcctaaatatgccgatcaactgtatgacgaactcatgtcaatgacacaaggaagtgatcggatgcagacagcgtttatcgagatgcggaagttcgacaagatgaaacgatcggactacaactcggcaagcgagtacattgaggaataccagcgacagtaccacgtgctagctagattcaaagcagcaccacacccatcacacggcttatcacaagttcttcaaaacattgaactggaagtcatgaaagtacagttcattagggaggaagttgcaagtctggagcctaagaaactcaccctcgacaaggtggaggagtactggagagcacttcaagcagcagctgacatggaaggtgtcgctaatgctacttacaacaacaatgccggccgaggccgaggcaatggaagaggtggtcgtggaggaaaccgaggtggccgaggtggtcaaaacaacaacggtcacaatgacgacaacacccaatccaacaaagataccaatgccgtcgaggatgatacagctactgctaaaaagaagaagaagaagggtcttcgcaagcagcctgccgatggcaaagacattcatgaatacgcaaatgagatgcgtaatggcacacaaaaggatgacaacaacatgtgctcattctgtggctttggaccacacactgcgaagagatgtgcctatctcagtgagaaccctccagtttcgtgggaaccgtccggcaacctctgggcctattcaaaggcaatccagagagcccaacgtcaagatggacaaaacaatatggttgttgcagctgccaattctgttgataggaggaacgattggttgcttgacactggatctgacaagacattgacgcatgacatcgaagactttcacacataccaactggatcatcctgacactgcctatgcgtacaaagactactctggcaatagagttgtcacgctaggtcatggtcaaatcattgtgagaactgctctgccagggagaaatggtaagacgcactcgtttatgacaactggttactatactcaaggaggacacggcaagctattaggcatgcaaaagcttcttgaagagcaagacatctcttatgacacacgtactaagtatctcacaaatggtgagggtgacattgtggggtatggagatacatcaactggtgtcccgtaccttgtcagtccaaaagacgacgatgaccccaatgaggtcaaatctgacatagattccgattctgatgatgaagaaattggattcgtgaacaaagtgactgcgtacgagatccaccgacgtctcggacatgctggaaaagcacgaattgcctccacattacaacatgctgaacagctaggtgatgatgaacaatacggcacggagcatttcgactgtgatgcctgtttccaaggtaaatcaaagctcaaaatttctcgtcaaccacaggcaagggtgcaggatgtggcatggaaattccacgtagatacacaaccaatgaagcctaccggaccaaatggagagaactactggttgccagtcgtcgacgatgcatctcgactgatcgagggaatcatgttgaagaacaaaagtgatgcctactataagcttactgcgttctgtgagaagatcaaattgctcactggcagatacccaggcatctggcgaatggatggtggcacagagttcaaagagttcatcaaatggggtgagaagcatggtatgactttcgagatcacaccaccatacactgctgaaccaaatggcactgtggagcgcttcggtggacatatcaacgacatccagagaacgatgattattgatgcaaagatgacggaagagatgtggccatatgcgacagacacagccatctacatctacaacagactgatcaatccgaaaaccaagatctcgccgctaacacattggcgtcaagagctcgagattccaaacgcagagccttctttgaagcaccttaaaccatggggaacaactgcatacgttcatattccgaagcctaagaggattcaggctaggaaagcagcacccagagcatggaaaggaaagctcgttggttatgagggggacggtggtcatgtttacaaagtatgggatccagctactaggaaactagtggtatctcgtgatgttggctttccacaacccggagatgacgataacgatgatacgggatcaatgctagtcaacggagtacctactgatttgaaggacctcggagaaccaaagcagtatctgaactgtgcactacacagagactatgacaattgcacgatcactatgtctcaggaagcctatattcagaaggttctacgtactgcaaatgcaggttctggatggaaggatacaccattgccagccgcatggagagagtcacctgccaatgcatccaatgtgctagatgacgattcatttgatcaatatcaatcagttgtcggcatgttaaactggctagcagtcaagactaggccagacattcgcttcgcagttactcgcttgcaacatcgtttggcgaaccctacatttgaagaccttcacgccatgcaacacgtcgtcaagtacctgagacatatgcctgacgttggcattacacttggtcgtacgccagaacttcgattctatgcgcatgtggacgcatctcatgcggactgggaggatagcaagtcaaccgaaggaagtatatggtacttcgccggctctccagtcatatggactacaaagaagcaaaccatcactgccaattcgaccactgtcgcagaatggtgtgcactagatcaacctactcgggatgcaatgtggctaggcaagattgctcgctcgtttatgctgccagagcagcgtcccattgagattcatacagacaatatcaattcgcaattgctgctcactaagaaaggtggcaaatccgcgaatagatggctcgatctacgatggttctttgttaaggatgctgtcgcacagggacatgtggacattagacgagtggacacgaagaagaacgcagctgacggttttacaaaaacattggcaaaggagcaatttgagacttttgttggtttgatcggcatgatttaa
- a CDS encoding mfs general substrate transporter: MSAPKGPFHLVSVNTVPERAKRVIGRLIEALSDRYTIIHVDNCEKINEVEAKVKQHNPEVLFSASMWSPEEAQQIHQIARSVRPDIKLHAIPQGLQVERGPDGVVEYLLEKVPVLLDS, encoded by the exons ATGTCTGCTCCCAAAGGTCCGTTCCACCTGGTTAGTGTCAACACCGTGCCCGAGCGCGCCAAGCGCGTCATCGGCCGTCTCATCGAGGCTTTGAGCGATCGGTACACTATCATCCACGTCGACAACTGCGAGA AAATCAACGAGGTTGAGGCTAAGGTTAAGCAGCACAACCCTGAAGTTCTT TTCAGCGCCTCTATGTGGTCCCCCGAGGAGGCCCAACAGATTCATCAGATTGCCCGTTCTGTTCGACCCGATATAAAGCTTCACGCCATTCCCCAGGGCTTGCAGGTCGAGCGTGGTCCCGATGGCGTTGTTGAATACCTGCTTGAGAAGGTGCCGGTGCTGCTTGACAGCTAG
- a CDS encoding Alpha/beta hydrolase fold-1 translates to MVDQTRLYKISVPDENLQDLQQRLALCKFPTQLESSEQDLWDFGTPVKEVQRLVEYWKNGFDWRKAEAKLNELPQYQMQIEVEGFGTLSIHYVHQINANKNAIPLLFSHGWPGSFIEVTKLLPMLKGDADSPAFHVVAPSLPNFGFSSGVTRRGFGLAQYAEVLHKLMTKLGYDQYVTQGGDWGFLISRKIGLLYPEHCQASHINMVQAKPPRFTDNPWAALQHALVPYNAREKAGRERSEGFMREGYGYNLLQSTRPQTIGVALEDSPVALLAWIYEKLHEWTDSYPWTDEEILTWVSIYWFSAAGPAASVRIYYEAFHAEGANGKSCKDLIPYVPRVKLGIAHLPREIIVVPCSWAAGLGPVVQQTEHPYGGHFAAWEVPECIVQDLQAMFSKGGPCYAIVRGKNGY, encoded by the exons ATGGTTGATCAAACAAGACTGTACAAGATCTCCGTTCCCGACGAGAATCTCCAAGACCTCCAACAACGCCTAGCGTTGTGCAAATTTCCGACTCAGCTGGAGTCTTCGGAACAAGACCTATGGGACTTTGGAACTCCAGTGAAAGAAGTACAGCGACTTGTAGAGTACTGGAAGAATGGCTTTGACTGGCGAAAGGCAGAAGCTAAGTTGAATGAGCTGCCCCAATATCAAATGCAGATCGAGGTGGAGGGATTTGGCACTTTGAGTATCCACT ATGTCCACCAAATCAATGCCAACAAGAACGCGATTCCGCTGCTTTTTAGCCATGGAT GGCCAGGATCGTTCATTGAAGTCACAAAACTATTACCGATGCTGAAAGGCGACGCCGATAGTCCCGCTTTTCATGTTGTGGCTCCATCACTGCCCAATTTCGGCTTCTCCTCAGGAGTGACTCGTCGTGGATTTGGCCTCGCACAGTATGCCGAAGTCCTGCACAAGCTTATGACCAAGCTAGGCTATGATCAGTATG TGACCCAGGGCGGAGATTGGGGATTTTTAATTAGTAGAAAAATCGGTCTACTATACCCCGAGCATTGCCAAGCCTCTCATATCAACATGGTGCAAGCCAAACCCCCTCGATTCACCGATAACCCATGGGCAGCCCTGCAACACGCATTAGTACCATACAATGCCCGAGAGAAAGCAGGCCGGGAAAGGAGCGAAGGGTTCATGCGAGAAGGCTACGGTTACAACCTGCTCCAAAGCACAAGGCCCCAGACCATTGGCGTAGCACTAGAAGATAGCCCTGTTGCTCTGTTAGCCTGGATTTACGAGAAGCTGCACGAATGGACAGACTCATATCCCTGGACTGACGAGGAGATTTTAACGTGGGTATCTATCTACTGGTTCTCTGCAGCTGGACCTGCGGCTAGTGTTCGCATCTACTATGAGGCTTTTCACGCTGAGGGGGCAAATGGAAAATCCTGCAAAGACTTGATTCCATATGTCCCGCGCGTAAAGCTAGGAATTGCGCACCTCCCTCGTGAAATTATCGTTGTTCCTTGCTCTTGGGCTGCTGGTTTGGGGCCGGTTGTTCAACAGACTGAGCATCCATATGGAGGTCACTTTGCCGCTTGGGAGGTTCCAGAATGTATTGTCCAGGACTTGCAGGCCATGTTTAGCAAGGGTGGACCTTGTTATGCAATTGTCCGAGGCAAAAACGGATACTAA
- a CDS encoding Transcriptional regulator: MKKIGRRPNRLHSGFENRLCQKVFSKAEHLRRHERCHTGSKPYVCKECQRPFARQDALTRHKKQHSRAINSKKDSLEVNLPPQPTSFDSLPSWDTSSASTADPVSTSATSHCWEEKNPVNHASVHTVASELDFALVWPDSENLFQTLMSSDTTDQWHMPLGTMSVPPVVQDFNGMNFESPYLFDDRRSPVGAIPSGEGHQAVRDVTEMVTSTSSSVTAAVKATAITSVFLDECLHMFFIRFIPTFQILHRATFVFRECTHALLLNAIAIGSLYLGPKDSVGKGEALWRLAHAALSTLWQSLITQNGPYDACKGVQLMITALLGQIYGALSKNRAIRTTSQVFHPLGFLWARHCGMYDSEPYSRDNLPSIDAPAAEKERQWRIWSAREIQQRTLLAYYVLDGLVAQMSSDGASSRHFANPLTLPSSEEAFDASNADEWLAYMLHRKPDQSSFRTIFRSLFPPVGSFRPLQYQFSAFALCVVLEGLQSLVSDFDDHELAVGVPSQSEVRRALAQIHETVSMSIQFNAAERLEILMR, translated from the exons atgaagaaaaTAGGACGGCGCCCAAATCGGTTGCACAGCGGCTTCGAGAACAGACTTTGCCAAAAAGTATTCTCCAAGGCTGAACACTTGAGA AGACATGAGCGTTGCC ATACGGGATCTAAGCCATATGTTTGCAAGGAGTGTCAAAGGCCCTTTGCCCGACAAGATGCTCTTACCCGCCATAAAAAGCAGCATTCTCGTGCTATAAACTCGAAGAAGGACTCGCTGGAGGTGAACTTGCCGCCACAGCCTACCTCGTTCGATTCTCTCCCTTCGTGGGACACGAGTAGTGCTTCCACCGCTGATCCGGTGTCGACTTCAGCAACAAGTCACTGCTGGGAGGAAAAAAATCCGGTAAATCATGCGAGTGTGCATACTGTCGCCTCGGAGTTGGATTTTGCCTTGGTTTGGCCTGATTCAGAAAACTTGTTTCAGACCTTGATGTCCTCGGACACAACAGATCAATGGCATATGCCGCTTGGTACAATGTCCGTTCCGCCTGTAGTGCAGGATTTTAATGGTATGAACTTCGAGTCTCCATATTTATTCGATGATCGTAGATCTCCAGTCGGTGCAATACCGTCCGGTGAAGGGCATCAGGCAGTGCGAGATGTCACAGAGATGGTAACGAGCACG TCATCCAGTGTCACCGCCGCTGTCAAAGCTACAGCCATCACCTCAGTATTCCTCGACGAATGCCTCCATATGTTCTTTATCCGCTTTATTCCCACATTCCAAATCCTGCATCGTGCAACTTTTGTTTTCCGAGAATGCACGCATGCTCTCCTCCTCAATGCCATCGCCATCGGCTCGTTGTATCTAGGCCCTAAGGACTCGGTTGGAAAAGGCGAAGCCTTATGGCGCTTAGCGCATGCCGCACTTTCAACTTTATGGCAGTCACTGATCACACAGAACGGCCCCTATGATGCATGCAAGGGCGTCCAGTTGATGATCACCGCCCTGCTTGGTCAGATCTATGGGGCCCTATCCAAGAACCGAGCAATTCGAACCACCAGCCAGGTCTTCCATCCGCTGGGGTTCTTATGGGCAAGACACTGCGGGATGTATGATAGCGAGCCATACTCAAGGGACAATCTCCCCTCGATCGATGCCCCTGCTGCAGAAAAAGAACGTCAGTGGCGAATCTGGTCGGCGCGGGAGATCCAGCAACGCACCCTGTTAGCCTACTATGTCCTGGATGGGCTCGTTGCTCAGATGTCAAGCGACGGTGCCTCTTCGCGCCATTTTGCAAACCCACTCACTCTTCCGAGTAGCGAGGAAGCCTTTGATGCCAGCAATGCCGATGAATGGTTGGCGTATATGCTTCACCGGAAGCCCGATCAGTCCTCATTCAGGACGATATTCCGCTCCCTCTTTCCACCGGTTGGGAGCTTCCGCCCTCTGCAGTACCAGTTCTCTGCCTTCGCATTGTGTGTGGTTCTAGAAGGGCTCCAGTCTTTGGTCTCCGACTTTGATGATCATGAACTAGCAGTGGGAGTTCCTAGCCAATCAGAAGTCCGGCGAGCTCTAGCCCAAATCCACGAGACAGTATCGATGAGCATCCAGTTCAACGCAGCAGAGAGACTCGAAATCCTCATGCGTTAG
- a CDS encoding Fumarylacetoacetate hydrolase family protein, translating to MSKIASTFSRLVRFVPKSNPAKVLIGEPVDPNLDVGLALYQGKEVAVRPFSGTSVLSPGQVTDATETIARILSPLAQSEVGTIRCIGLNYASHAKEMALPIPEVPTLFMKPASSLADPWPAPTVLPKITQQDNTGDYESEMVIIIGRDAKDVSESEALDYVLGYTAANDVSSRTSQTNQSQWSFSKGFDGACPIGPVLASAALVPDASKLQIRGLKNGNVMQNCPLTDLVFNVPQLVSFLSQGTTLPAGTIILTGTPPGVGAARNPKEFIKTGDEFAVELLPHVGTLINKIEHQ from the exons ATGTCAAAAATTGCATCTACCTTCTCGC GCCTGGTGCGCTTTGTCCCCAAGTCAAACCCCGCCAAAGTTCTGATCGGAGAGCCCGTCGACCCCAACTTGGATGTTGGGTTGGCTCTTTACCAGGGCAAGGAGGTTGCAGTGCGCCCGTTCTCCGGCACGTCCGTCCTGAGCCCTGGCCAAGTGACCGACGCAACAGAGACCATCGCGCGCATCTTGTCCCCTTTAGCGCAAAGCGAGGTTGGAACTATTCGCTGTATTGGCTTGAAC TATGCCTCCCACGCCAAGGAAATGGCTCTCCCGATCCCAGAAGTCCCGACATTGTTCATGAAGCCGGCCAGCTCTCTGGCTGATCCTTGGCCTGCGCCAACAGTTCTGCCCAAGATTACACAGCAGGATAACACTGGCGATTACGAGTCTGAGATGGTTATTATCATTGGCCGCGATGCTAAGGATGTGTCCGAGTCTGAGGCCCTCGACTACGTCCTTGGCTACACAGCTGCGAACGACGTTTCCAGCCGCACTTCCCAGACCAATCAAAGCCAGTGGTCCTTTTCAAAGGGTTTTGATGGTGCATGCCCGATTG GCCCCGTCCTGGCTTCCGCTGCCCTTGTCCCCGATGCCAGCAAACTCCAAATCCGTGGTCTTAAGAATGGCAACGTGATGCAAAACTGCCCGTTGAC CGACCTTGTCTTCAACGTCCCCCAGCTGGTCAGCTTCCTCTCCCAAGGGACCACCCTTCCTGCCGGTACCATCATTTTGACTGGCACTCCGCCCGGTGTCGGCGCAGCTAGGAACCCGAAGGAATTCATCAAGACTGGCGATGAGTTCGCCGTTGAGCTGCTGCCCCACGTTGGAACACTTATCAACAAGATCGAGCATCAGTGA